One segment of Ascidiaceihabitans donghaensis DNA contains the following:
- the queA gene encoding tRNA preQ1(34) S-adenosylmethionine ribosyltransferase-isomerase QueA, which translates to MKLSDFDFDLPEALIATRPAVPRTSARLLVAQADQITNSTVSDLTSWLRPGDRLVLNNTRVIPARLSGTRARQSAQGATEARIEVTLLEPRADGAWSALLKPLKKVKIGEKIRFSDALTAVLEGTGDGQGYLRFNLLGDDFDAALSKAGAMPLPPYIAAKRPADAQDHTDYQTVFAKHSGAVAAPTASLHFDEALLQKLRDMGVTFSYVTLHVGAGTFLPVKVDDILTHKMHAEWGCVEAAAVQEIEATKAAGGRVIPVGTTALRLIETAAQSGRLRAFEGDTDIFIYPGFTFRVADGLMTNFHLPKSTLMMLVSALMGQDAIRNIYAHAISDGYRFFSYGDSSLLFPKPPTD; encoded by the coding sequence ATGAAACTGAGTGATTTCGATTTTGACCTGCCCGAAGCATTGATTGCGACCCGCCCTGCGGTGCCGCGCACTTCCGCGCGTCTGTTGGTGGCGCAGGCCGATCAGATCACCAACAGCACAGTCAGCGATTTGACATCGTGGTTGCGACCCGGCGATCGGCTGGTTTTGAACAACACGCGGGTTATTCCGGCGCGGTTGTCTGGCACGCGGGCGCGGCAATCGGCACAAGGGGCCACCGAGGCGCGCATCGAAGTCACCTTGCTGGAACCACGCGCCGATGGGGCATGGTCGGCGTTGTTGAAGCCTTTGAAAAAGGTAAAAATTGGCGAAAAAATCCGGTTTTCCGATGCTTTGACTGCGGTTTTGGAAGGCACCGGCGACGGGCAAGGCTATCTGCGGTTTAATCTGCTTGGGGATGATTTCGACGCAGCCCTTTCAAAGGCTGGCGCCATGCCATTGCCCCCCTATATTGCGGCAAAACGACCAGCAGATGCACAAGACCACACCGACTACCAAACTGTCTTTGCAAAACATTCTGGCGCCGTAGCTGCACCAACCGCGTCGCTGCATTTTGACGAAGCATTGCTACAAAAGCTGCGCGACATGGGCGTGACCTTCAGCTACGTGACGTTGCATGTGGGGGCGGGCACATTTTTGCCGGTGAAAGTTGACGATATACTGACCCATAAAATGCACGCGGAATGGGGATGTGTTGAAGCTGCGGCAGTACAAGAAATCGAAGCCACCAAAGCGGCAGGCGGGCGGGTGATCCCTGTCGGGACGACGGCGCTGCGGTTGATAGAAACGGCAGCGCAAAGCGGACGTCTTCGCGCCTTTGAGGGCGACACCGACATCTTTATCTACCCAGGCTTCACTTTTCGTGTGGCCGACGGGTTGATGACCAACTTCCATCTGCCAAAATCGACACTGATGATGCTTGTATCTGCCTTGATGGGGCAGGATGCGATACGAAATATTTACGCGCATGCCATATCGGACGGGTATCGCTTTTTCTCGTATGGGGATTCGTCTTTGCTGTTTCCCAAACCGCCCACAGATTGA
- a CDS encoding MFS transporter, with the protein MVQVLSSAWALLFGIGLLMIGNGMQGTLLGIRGEIEGFDTLQMSIVMSAYFVGFLGGSRMATGMIRRVGHVRVFAALASLISAVMILYPTYTEVWVWTLGRVLIGFCFSAVYVTAESWLNDAASNENRGQALSLYMIVQTAGIVLAQVLMVTADPSGYVLFVIPSILVSIAVTPILLSISPTPAFDTTKPMSLRELAKVSPLGFVGMFLLGGIFAAQFGMSSVYGAEAGLSVAQISTFVAMFFIGAMILQYPIGWMSDRVDRRALVLFVAIGGLFGAIIGMIYGEDFNMLLMSAFLMGGMSNPLYSLLLAHTNDFLEHDDMAAASGGLVFVNGLGAIFGPIITGWMMREMGPSGFFLFTAILFVALVIYTGYRTTQRPTVPVEETGSYVPMAQTAMTAVAVEIAQEYAIETELEEENDQTTS; encoded by the coding sequence ATGGTTCAAGTTCTTTCCAGCGCGTGGGCGTTGCTGTTTGGCATTGGTTTGCTGATGATCGGCAACGGCATGCAAGGCACATTATTGGGCATTCGGGGTGAAATAGAAGGCTTTGATACGCTTCAGATGTCTATTGTGATGTCTGCGTATTTTGTGGGGTTTCTCGGCGGATCGCGCATGGCCACAGGTATGATCCGCCGTGTGGGTCACGTGCGGGTTTTTGCGGCTTTGGCGTCGTTGATTTCGGCTGTGATGATCTTGTATCCGACCTACACGGAAGTCTGGGTTTGGACATTGGGCCGGGTCTTGATCGGATTTTGCTTTTCGGCGGTGTATGTAACTGCGGAAAGCTGGCTGAACGATGCGGCCAGCAACGAAAACCGCGGACAGGCTTTGTCGCTTTATATGATTGTGCAAACAGCCGGCATCGTTTTGGCACAGGTGTTGATGGTGACAGCGGACCCGTCGGGCTATGTTTTGTTTGTCATTCCGTCGATTTTGGTCAGCATCGCCGTGACGCCGATTTTGCTGTCGATCAGTCCGACGCCCGCGTTTGATACGACAAAACCCATGAGCTTGCGTGAGCTGGCCAAAGTATCGCCATTGGGATTTGTGGGGATGTTTCTGCTGGGTGGTATCTTTGCTGCGCAATTCGGGATGTCTTCGGTCTATGGCGCCGAAGCGGGTCTGAGCGTGGCGCAGATTTCGACCTTTGTTGCGATGTTCTTTATCGGCGCGATGATCCTGCAATACCCCATCGGGTGGATGTCAGATCGGGTGGACCGGCGGGCCCTGGTTCTGTTTGTGGCGATTGGCGGCCTGTTTGGCGCTATTATCGGTATGATCTACGGCGAAGATTTCAACATGCTGTTGATGTCCGCCTTTTTGATGGGCGGAATGTCCAATCCGCTGTATTCGCTGCTTTTGGCACACACAAACGACTTCTTGGAACACGACGACATGGCCGCAGCGTCCGGAGGACTGGTTTTTGTGAACGGGCTGGGGGCGATTTTCGGACCGATTATCACGGGCTGGATGATGCGTGAAATGGGGCCGTCCGGGTTCTTTTTGTTCACAGCGATCCTGTTTGTAGCTTTGGTGATCTACACAGGGTATCGCACAACGCAGCGTCCCACAGTTCCTGTCGAAGAAACAGGCAGTTACGTTCCTATGGCCCAAACTGCCATGACGGCTGTTGCGGTTGAAATTGCGCAGGAATACGCCATTGAAACGGAACTTGAGGAAGAAAATGACCAAACGACATCATAA
- a CDS encoding DUF924 family protein gives MVGPEDVLKFWLDDLQPKDWYKDDEALDQQIRDTFLSTWEGASEGRFSLWLTYPSGALAYILLTDQLSRNMFRGTGRAFSSDRLALAAAKSAIAKGWDMKIDEPARQFFYLPLMHSENLCDQDRCVRLICERMPIGREDNLIHARAHRDVIRQFGRFPYRNAALGRSSTSQEDAYLAGGGYGSTLRQLQAAKAA, from the coding sequence ATGGTTGGTCCTGAGGACGTGTTAAAGTTTTGGTTGGATGATTTGCAACCAAAGGACTGGTACAAAGACGACGAGGCGCTGGATCAACAGATCCGCGACACGTTTCTGAGCACGTGGGAAGGGGCATCTGAAGGACGATTTTCGCTGTGGTTGACCTACCCCAGCGGCGCTTTGGCCTATATTTTGCTAACGGATCAGTTGTCACGCAACATGTTCCGCGGCACAGGCCGCGCATTTTCCAGTGACAGGCTTGCGTTGGCTGCTGCGAAATCTGCGATCGCCAAAGGCTGGGACATGAAGATCGATGAACCCGCCCGGCAATTTTTCTATTTGCCTTTGATGCATTCCGAAAACCTGTGTGATCAGGACCGCTGCGTGCGCTTGATCTGTGAACGCATGCCGATCGGACGCGAGGACAATTTGATCCATGCGCGTGCGCACCGCGATGTCATCCGCCAGTTTGGTCGCTTCCCTTACAGGAATGCGGCTCTTGGGCGCAGCTCCACGTCGCAGGAAGATGCCTATTTGGCCGGTGGCGGGTACGGCAGCACCTTGCGTCAGCTACAGGCGGCCAAAGCGGCTTAA